The sequence CTCGATCCCGTCGATCTCCTCGATGGTGTCGACGACCGGCTGGGGCAACAACGAACGCCACCCATCGTCCGCGGCCATCTTCTTTCGGATCTTCGAGCCCTTGAGGACGTCGCGATCGAACATGGGCGACTGGCGAACCGTCGTCCCGGACTCCTCGAATAGCTGGATGACGAGGGGGTTGTTCGAGTAGGCCACTTCGAAGCGCGGACTCATACTCTCGAGGTGGCTCACCCACACCGAGTTGCGATTGATGTCCTCGATGGGGACGACGTAGGTAACGACGTCGTCGTCGATGTCCGCGACGGACTTCGTGATCATCATGATCCGCTCGCCCGCGGTGAACGGGTCGCGCTGGGTGTGGCTCCGGTCGGCGCTCCCGATGGCGATGATCAGTTCGTCCACCTCGGTGACGATGTCCTCGACGACTTGCTGGTGGCCGTCGTGGTATGGCTGAAACCGTCCGATGTAGAGACCGCGGGTCATCCTTTGCCGTCCGTACCGCGGGTGGCATTACTAAGGTTGTTATGTCCGGTTCGGCCAGCGGTTCCACCGAAATCGGCAGGTGTCGTAGGGGTGAGCTGAGCCGCAGGGAGAAAGTATATCAATCTACCCGCCGTTTTTTCGAACCGACGAAACACTTCTATGAGTAACGATCCCACGACTGATGCTCCCGGTGGCGGACCCGACGAGGCCGACCAGGTCGAGGAGTCACGAGATCTCTCCGAGGAGGACCTGGGCAGCAGCGTCGACGCGTCGGGAGACGTGGAAATCAACGAAGAAATCGCCGAAGACGACCTGCTCGGTGGGCTCCAGATCGAGAGCACGGCGGACATCACCGTCCCCGAACGCCTCGTCGACCAGGTCATCGGTCAGGAGGCCGCCCGCGAGATCGTCAAACGGGCCGCCAAGCAACACCGCCACGTGATGATGATCGGCTCCCCGGGAACGGGGAAGTCGATGCTGGCAAAGGCGATGGCCCGCCTCTTGCCGCCCGAGAGCCTCCAGGACGTCCTGGTCTACCACAACCCCGACGACTCGAACGAACCGAAGATCAGGACCGTCCCCACGGGGAAGGGCGAGCAGATCGTCGACGCCCACAAGGAGGAGGCCAGAAAGCGCAACCAGATGCGCTCCTTTTTGATGTGGATCATCATCGCTATCATCGTTGGCTACTCGCTTCTCATCGCCCGGCAGGTGCTGCTCGGCCTGCTGGCCGCGGGGGTCATCTACTTCGCCTTCCGCTACAGCAATCGCGGGAGCGACGCGATGGTGCCCAAACTCCTCCTCAACAACGCGGACAGCACGACGGCGCCCTTCGAGGACGCCACTGGCGCTCACGCCGGGGCACTCCTGGGCGACGTCCGCCACGACCCCTTCCAGTCGGGTGGGATGGAGACGCCGAGCCACGACCGCGTCGAGGCCGGCGCCATCCACAAGGCCCACAAAGGGGTCCTGTTCGTGGACGAGATCAACACCCTGGACATCCGCAGTCAGCAGAAGCTGATGACGGCTATCCAGGAGGGCAAGTTCGCCATCACCGGCCAGTCCGAGCGTTCCTCCGGCGCGATGGTCCAGACGGAACCGGTCCCCTGTGACTTCATCATGGTCGCCGCGGGGAACATGGACGCGATGGAGAACATGCACCCGGCGCTGCGCGACCGCGTCAAGGGCTACGGGTACGAGGTCTACATGGAGGACACCATCGACGACACGCCCGAGATGCGCCGGAAGTACGCCCGCTTCGTCGCCCAGGAGGTCGAGAAGGACGGTCGGCTCCCGCATTTCGATCCGGACGCCGTCCGAGAGATCATCCTCGAGGCCAAGCGTCGCGCCGGCCGGAAGGGCCACCTGACCCTCAAACTACGGGATCTCGGTGGCCTGGTGCGCGTCTCCGGCGACATCGCCAAGGCCGAAGACGCCGAGTTCGTGCGGCGTGACCACGTCCTCGAGGCCAAGAAGCGCTCGCGGTCCATCGAGCAGCAGGTCGCCGACAACTACATCGAGCGCCGCAAGGAGTACGAGTTGAAGGTCACCCAGGGCGACGCCGTGGGCCGTGTCAACGGCCTCGCCGTCATGGGTGGCGACTCGGGTATCGTGATGCCCGTCATGGCCGAAGTCACGCCACGACAGGGCGAGGGCGGCCAGGTGTACGCCACCGGGAAACTCCAGGAGATCGCCGAGGAGGCGGTCGAGAACGTCTCGGCCATCATCAAGAAGTTCTCCGGGGAGTCCATCCGGGACAAGGACATCCACATCCAGTTCGTCCAGTCCTACGAGGGCGTCGAGGGCGACTCCGCGTCCATCACGGTCGCGACGGCGGTCATCTCCGCGCTGGAGAACATCCCGATCGCCCAGGACCTCGCCATGACCGGGTCGCTCTCGGTCAGGGGCGACGTCCTGCCGGTCGGCGGCGTAACCCACAAGATCGAGGCCGCCGCGAAGGCCGGATACTCCCGGGTTATCATCCCGAAGGCCAACGAGCAGGACGTCATGATCGAGGACGAGTACGACGAGATGATCGAGATCATTCCGGTCTCGCACATCTCCGAGGTCCTCGACGTGGCCCTCACCGCCGAACCGGAGAAGGACTCGCTGGTCGACCGGCTCAAATCCATCACCGGCAAGGCGCTCGACGCCGCTGACAGTGCGGAGACGCCGGGCAGCAGCCCGAGCCCGCAGTAACTCGTTCGCGGCGCTGTTTTGCTCTTCTCGGGAAGCGTTTTGGTGTCGCCAGTCGAACCCACGACCGATGACCCGCTGGCTTCCGTTTCTCGCGCTCCTTCTCACGCTCACCATCGGCGTCGTTGTACTCGCCCGGTCCTCGGCCGAGGTGATCGGCTCCGAAGAGGCACCGCACCTCGGTGGACGGGCGCTCCGGTGGAACGTCGTCGTCTCACAGGGGCTCGTCGCAGTGATCGTCCTCGCCGTCGCCTGGTTCGCCGGGGTTCCCTTGGAGGCCTTCGGCTGGCGAGGCTTCGCTGGCGTTCCTGCGATGGAACTCGCGAGCAGTATCCTGGGAGGGGTCGTCCTCGGTGCGGCCATCGCGCTCGGAAACGTCCTCCTCGAACGCGTCGTCGACGCCCCGGCCCTTCGCGAGGCCGAAGCGGTCAGGCGCCTCCTCGCTCCAGCCTCGCCGGGTGGGTGGGGTACCCTCCTGCTGGTCGTGGTCCCCACTATCGCCATCGCCGAGGAACTGCTGTTCCGGGGCGCACTGATCGGGGCACTCGCGGTTGGGTTCGAAATCTCGCCCTGGGTGCTGGCCGTGCTCTCGAGTGTCGCGTTCGGCGCTGCTCACAGCGCCCAGGGCGCTATTGGGGTCGTGGTCACGGGGGTCTTCGGGCTGGTCCTCGCGGCCGCGTTCGTCCTGACCGGCGACCTGCTGGTCGTCATCGTCGCCCATGGCGTCGTGGACGCCGTCGAGTTCGTCGTCCACGAGGGGCCGCTCTCGAACCCCTAGAGGCCTTCGAGGTCGCGGAGTCGTTTGGTGACGGCTGGTGGCGCACTGTTTGGTCCGTCGGTGACGCGATGGGCGGGGACCACGAGCGGCGCGGGGTTCGCCCGGAGCGCGTTTCGCACGACGGTCTCTCCCTCCTCGACGTCGGCGAGCACGGCGGTCGTTCGAGCGACCGCCTCGACGCTCGCCGATTTCCCGTACGGAATCGTCCGAACTTCGTCGAGCACCGCTCGCTGGTCCGTCGGGATAGTGAAGGCGACGTCGACGTCCTGGAATTCGTCGGGTTCGCCGTCCAGGTAGCCGAATATTCGGTCGAGGAGCGCGTGCTCGGCTTCGGCGTCCTGGTCGGGTGTCTCGGGAAAGGAGACGCTGATGACCTTCGACCCGACGACGCCGATCTGGACGTATCGGTCCAGCGTCGCCGATTCTCGCGCGTAGATGCCGGCTGCCTCCATGGAGTGATGGTGTCCTGGCCAGGCCATGAACGTTTGGCCCGAGCCGCAATGCTTATGCACAGACTAGTGCATTGATGTACAACAATGGACGAAATGAACTCGATGGCCCCCGCGGTGCGCTCGATTCTGCGGGCGGCCGACGAACGTCCCGATCCCGACGGTCGCGTCGCGGTCGATGGTCAGTCCCTGGTGACGGCCATCGAGACGACGACCGAGGCCGGGCGGGTCCCGATCATCGCCGAGGTGAAACCCACGAGTCCAACGACCGATGGAACCCGGACCGACGACCCCCTGACGCTCGCCCGCGAGATGGTGGCCGGCGGGGCGACGGCGCTCTCGGTGCTCACCGAACCCGAGCACTTCGGCGGGTCGACCGCGTCGCTCGAACGCATCCGCGAGACGGTCGACGTCCCGGTGGTGCGCAAGGATTTCGTCCGCAGCGAGGCCCAGCTGGACGCCGTCGCCGCGGACGCGGTACTGCTGATCGTTCGGTTCGTCGAGGACCTTCCCCACCTCGTCGAAGCGGCTCGCGACCGCGGGATGGAACCGCTGGTGGAAGCGCACTCCAGTGACGAACTGGCCGAGGCACTCGACGCCGGTGCCGACCTCGTGGGCATCAACAACCGCGACCTCTCTCGACTCGAGGTCGACCTGGCTACCTTCGAAGCGGTAGCGCCGAGCGCGCCCGATGACGTCACGCTCGTCGCCGAGAGCGGCATCGCCACGCCGGACGACGTCCATCGGATGCGTGAGGCTGGTGCCGACGCGTTGCTCGTCGGCTCCGCCATCATGGCCGGCGACGTCCGGGAACGGACACGGGAGCTGGTCGCGGCATGAGCGTGGGAAGCTTCGGCGAGTACGGCGGACAGTACGTGCCAGAAGCGCTGATGCCGGCGGTCGAGGAACTCGCCGACGCGTACGAACGCTACGTCCTCGAGAACGAGGACGGATTCATGGACGAACTGCGACGCCATCTCCGGGAGTTCGGCGGTCGGCCGACGCCGTTGCAACACGCGGCGGCCCTGAGCGACCGCTACGGGGACGACGTCTACCTCAAACGGGAGGACCTCCTTCACGGCGGTGCGCACAAACTGAACAACGCCCTCGGACAGGTCCTGCTGGCGACGTACATGGGCAAAGAGCGCATCATCGCGGAGACGGGAGCGGGACAGCACGGCACGGCCACGGCGATGGCCTGCGCGTATCTCGATGTCGATTGCGAGATCTACATGGGCCGGACCGACATCAACCGCCAGCGCCCCAACGTCTTCCGGATGCGGATCCACGACGCGGCCGTCAACCCCGTCGACGCGGGCTCAGGGACGCTCAAGGAAGCCATCAACGCCACGCTACGCGACTGGGCGACGAACGTCGAGGACACCCACTACGTCATCGGCTCGGTCGTCGGCCCCCACCCGTTCCCGAGTATGGTACGTGACTTCCAGGCGGTCATCTCCGAGGAGGCACGCGAACAGGCCCTGGATCAGATCGGGGCCCTCCCGGAGGCCGTGGTGGCCTGTGCGGGTGGCGGGTCGAACACCATGGGTTCGTTCGCGAACTTCATCGACGACGAGTCAGTGGACCTCTACGCCGTCGAGGCCGGTGGCGACGGGATCACGGTCGAGGATTCGACGGGGTTCGCGCCACACTCCGCCTCGCTCTCGGCTGGCGAGGACGGCGTGCTCCACGGCGCGCGGACGAAACTCTTGCAGACGAGCAAGGGGCAGGTCGTCGAGTCCCACAGCGTGAGCGCAGGTCTCGACTACGCCGGTGTCGGCCCGGAGCTCTCTCACCTCGTCGACGAAGGACGGGTCACGCCGGTCCACGTGGACGACGACGCGGCCCTAAATGCTTTCCACCGACTCTCGCAGGCCGAGGGGATTATCCCGGCGCTGGAGAGCAGCCACGCCATCGCCTTCCTGGAAGACGGCGATTTCGATGGCCCGGTCGTCGTCACGCTCTCCGGGCGCGGGGACAAGGACCTCGATACGGTCATCGAGGAGAGCGATCGGCGGGAGATTCCCGCTGCACCGTCGATGGAGGTATTCGATGGGTGAACGGGCCATCGCGCGGGCCTTCGAGGACGGGCCCGCACTGGTTCCGTACGTCGTCGCCGGAGACCCCGACGCCGAATCGACCGCGGCGTACGTCGAGGCCCTCGTCAGGGGCGGGGCTGACGTCGTGGAGCTCGGACTGCCGTTCTCCGAGCCCATCGCCGACGGTCCGACCATCGAGGGTGGCATCCGCCGGGCCCTGGACGCCGGGATGACGCCATCACGGTATCTGGACCTCGTCGCCGACCTCGACGTGGCGGTCCCCATCGTCACGATGACGTATTACAACCTTATCTTCCACTACGGCGACGGCGACGTGGAACCGTTCGTGGCTGACGCCGCAGCCGCCGGCGTCGACGGCCTGATCGTGCCCGACCTCCCTGTGGAGGAGAGTGAGCCGTTGCGAGCGGCCTGCGAGGAACACGACCTCGCCCTCGTGTTCATCGTGGCACCGACGACGACAGCCGCGCGGATCGAACGGATCGTCTCACAGGCGTCCGGATTCGTCTACGTTCAGGCTCGTCTGGGAACGACCGGAGCCCGGGAGAGCGTGAGCGAACAGACCTACGAGAGCCTGGAACGCCTCCCCGACGTCGACATCCCGACGGCGGTTGGATTCGGCGTCAGTAGCGGCGAACAGGCCAGTTCCATCGTCGAGGGCGGTGCCGACGGCGTCGTCGCCGGGAGCGTCTTCGTCGACATCATCGCATCGGGCGAGACCGTGCCAGCGCGTCTCGAAGAAACCGCCGCCGCCATCAAGGCGGGCGCGACCGCCGCGGCTGCCGAGTCCGACCAGTCCGCCCTGTCGGAACCGGAACGAACATAGCAACGGGCTTGCTACACCATGGCAATGACAGCTGGGAAAACCGCACGACTCGACCGTATCGGACGTGACGGACGGTTCGTCACGATCCCGATGGACCACGGCATAACAATGGGACCGGTACGCGGCCTCGTCGACATCGAGGCGACCATCGACGCGGTGACCCGCGGCGGTGCCGACGCCGTCCTCACCCAGAAGGGCATCGCGTCTCGGGTCCATCCGAACAAGAACGGCAAGGGCTACATCGTCCACCTCAACGGCTCGACCACCATCGGGCCGGACGAGAACGACAAGCGCGTCACCGGGACCGTCGAGGACGCGGTGCGGGCCGGTGCCGACGCCGTCTCCTTTCATATCAACGTCGGCAGCGTGCACGAACCCGATCAGATCGAAGACCTGGCCGAACTCACCACGGAGGCCGACCGGCTCGGAATGCCGGTCCTCGCGATGGCGTACGCCAGGGGGCCGGGGGTCGACGAACACGACGCAGAGAGTCTGGGTCACGCGGTCCGACTGGCCGAGGAACTCGGCGCGGACGTCGTAAAGACGGCCTACAGTGGCGATGCAGAGAGCTTCGAACACGTCGCGAACGCTGCACGGCTCCCGGTTATCATCGCCGGCGGAAGTCCCCAGGGCGACCTCGCGACGCTCGAGAACGTCCAGGGCGTCATCGAGGCCGGCGGCGCGGGCGTCTCGATGGGACGAACCATCTTCCAGCACGACGACCCCTACGCCATGACGGCTGCGGTCTCGGCGGTCGTCCACGACGAGGTCGACCCCGAGACGGCGATGCGCGAGGCGGGCCTGGCCGTCGAGGCCTGATCAGAAGACGGTGGGCAGTTGCTGCAGCGAATCCAGGGTGTGGACCGGTTCGGCCGTCGACCGCTCTTCTCTGTCCACCGACGTCGGCACCCAGACGGACCTGACACCGACGCGGTTCGCGCCGGCCACGTCGTCGGAGCGAGAGTTCCCCACGTGGATCGTCGCGTCCGCCTCGACGCCGAGATCCGAGAGGGCGATCTCGAATGGCTCCGGTGAGGGTTTCGACGGTGTGGTGTCGCCACCATAGACGATGGTGTCGAAGACGTCGGTGAGACCGAGCGTCTCCAGTTTCTGCCACTGGTGGGCGCGTTCACCGTTCGTGACGAGGCCAACCGGTCGATCGCCGACGCTCGTGAGGGCCTCGCGGGCGCCCTCGCGAAAGCTGACCGCCGTGTGGTCGAACCGGCCGATGTACGTCTCGGCGATGGCGTCGGCGGGAACTGGTTCGGCGCCGGCGCGCTGGGCGGCGATGTCGAACGCGTTGGCCATGAACGAGACGGTGTCGTCCGCGTCGGGGGCCTCGTTGATGGCCTCGCGAAGCCGCTGCTGGTCGGTGAAGGGTTCGACGTCGAGCGTCTCGAACGTCTCCTGGAGGAGGGCCTCGCCGTCCTGCTCGTGGACGCAGAGCGTCCCGTCGAGGTCGAAGAGGACGGCGTCGGTTCGTGACATAGCCAACACTGCACACCGCGTTCTGATAACGGTTCGGACGTCGAGGGTGGTCAGTAATCCGCGGTTTCGGCACGTTGAAGGACGGCCACTGCCACAGTGCGGGTATGACACCCTCGGTCTGGCTGAAAGCCGACGATGCGGTCGGCGACTGGGAGACGCGCAAACGACGGATCACGACCGGCCTGGAGGCCGGCGTCGACTGGATTCTCGTCGACGAGTGGGACGTCACGAAGGTCCGGGAACTCGGCGAGGTGAACGTCGCCGCCTTCGTCACCGACGACGTCGACGTCATCGGCGAACAGGCGGAGGACCTGGGCGATGCCGACGCCTACGTCGTCGGCAAGGACGGCGAAGGCGACGGGACCATCGACCTCCCCAGCGACTTCGCGGGGTCGGCCGACCTCTCGACCGTCCGCCGGGACGGCGCGGACGGCGCGTTCGTCCGCATCTTCGACGCCGACTACGAAGCCTTCGCCGAGGCCGCGGCCGCCGACGCCGATCACACCCTCGTCGTCGGTGAGGACTGGAAGATCATCCCGCTCGAGAATCTCATCGCCCGCATCGGCGACGAGACGGACCTCATCGCCGGCGTCCAGACCGCCGCCGAGGCCGAGACCGCCTTCGACACGCTCGATATCGGTGCCGACGGGGTCCTCCTCGACACGGACGATCCGGACGAGATCCGCGAGACGGTCCGCGTGCGCGATTCGACCACCCGCGAATCGGTCGACCTGGAGTACGCCGAGGTCATCGAAGTCGAACCGGCGGGGAGCGCCGACCGCGTCTGTGTCGACACCGCCACCATCATGGACGACGACGAAGGGATGCTCGTCGGGAGTATGAGCCGCGGGCTCTTTTTCGTCTACGCCGAGACCGCAGAATCGCCGTACGTCGCGTCGCGGCCGTTCCGCGTCAATGCCGGGGCCGTCCACGCCTACGCGCGGACGCCGGCGGGCGACACGAAGTACCTCGCGGAACTGAAAAGTGGCGACGAGGTCCAGATCGTGGACACCGCCGGCAACACCCGCGAGGCGGTGGTCGGGCGTGCGAAGATCGAACGCCGGCCCATGTTCCGGGTTCGCGCCCGAGCGGCTGACGGCGACGAGTTCGAGACGCTGTTGCAGAACGCCGAGACGATCAAGGTCGAGACCCGGGACGGACGGCGGGCCATCACCGACCTCGAGGTCGGCGACGAGGTGTGCGTCTTCCGGCAATCCGGCGGTCGTCACTTCGGCGAGGCAGTGGACGAACGCATCATCGAGAAGTAGGTCCGGTCGTTCGGACTCGGCTCACCGAAACGGCAGTCCCTCGGGCCCCTCGTCCTCTTCGGGGCTGACCTCCGTCTCCAGCTCCGAGAGTTCGGTCGTACACCACGGACAGAAGTCGAGTTCGGCGTCGAGTTCGCCGCCGCAGTTCGGACACGTTGGCGTCTCGCTACTGGCCTGGCGGTCGGTCGCCCGTTCCTGCCGGAGTCCGGTCAGATAGGCGTCGACGACGTTGAGCACCCTGACGACAAGGAGACTGCCCGTGACTTCGAGCGAAAAATCCTGACTCGCCGAGATGAGTCCGTCGATGCCGGTCTGCTGGAACGCGGTGACGGCGGATTCAGGGACGACCATCGCCGCGGTGACCAGCGCGAGCGCGAACCACGCGATCGCTCTGAGCCAGGCCCGGAGATAGATGTGTCCGAGCCCCGGGTACAGGAACCCGAGCAGGCCGGCGATGATCGGGCGACGGCGGATCAGCGACGATTGCACACCTGCACTCTTCGCCGTGGACAGGTTAAGGTGTTGCTTTCTACGATGTCACCCGGACTCCTCAGAGCAAGGCGTCGACGAGGGTCCGCAACTGTGCGAGGTCGTACTGGCCGGGTGCAGTCGCGTTCGCCGGGTCGACCGGTGCGTAGCCGATCGACGAGCCGTACAGGGGTGCGACGACTCGCGAGTGACGGCCTGGTTGGCCCATCGCCATCGTCGCGACCCGTTCGCCGGCCCGGGAGAACTCGTACGTGACCCGCAGAAGGTCGAGGACTTGACCGCTGTGTTCGGCGGTGACGGCCAGTTTGCCGACGTCGCCGAGGGCACAGAGTTGCGCCAGGCGATCGGCGAGTTCGCTCAGATCGGGTGTGCGCTCGAAATCGTGGCTCGAGACGACGGTCTGGACGTCCGCCGATTCCGCTGCCGCCAGTACCTCGGAGGCGTCCTCGTGGACGTCGGTGTCGATCAGTGCATCGAGTTCGACGTCCACGGCCTCGACGGCGTCGAACGAGACTGCTGTTACCAGTTCGCCGATCCGTTCGGGTCCGTCGGCCCGTTCTCCGCCCTCCCACTCGGGTCGGTTCGTCACGAGGAGCGGCAGGGTGCCGTCGTACCCCTCGAGGTCGGCGAGCGGGTCGTCGGCGAGGTCCATGCGAAACTCGACGGCGTCGGCGTGCTCGCGTGCCGCCGGCTCTTCGTTCAGGTCGCCCGTACTCGCTGCCAGGACGAACCCGTCGAAATCCATCAGACCGGGATGGTGTCTTCGGCCTCGAGGAGTTCGTGATAGCGGTTCCGGATGGTGACCTCGGAGATGTCGGCGACGTCGCTGACCTTCGCCTGCGTGGTCTTCTCGTTCGTGAGGAGGGCGGCGGCGTAGACGGCGGCCGCGGCGAGGCCGACCGGGCTCTTGCCGCTGTGGACGCCCTTCTCTTTGGCGTTCTCGAGGAGCTCGCGGGCGCGGTGCTGGGACTCGTCGCTCAGCCCGAGTTCGGAGGCGAAGCGCGGAACGTAGCTCGCGGGGTCGGCGGGCCTTACTTCGAGACCGAGTTCGCGGACGATGTAGCGGTAGGTGCGAGCGATCTCGTCCTTCTCGACGCGGCTGACGTCGTCGATCTCGTCGAGGCTGCGGGGCACTCCGGCCTGGCGGGCGGCGGCGTAGACACAGGAGGTGGCGACGCCCTCGATGGACCGGCCCGGGAGGAGATCCTCCTCGAGTGCACGCCGGTAGATGACGGAGGCCGTCTCGCGGACGTTGTCGGGGAGGCCGGTCGCGGAGGCCATCCGGTCGATTTCGCCGAGTGCCTGCTTGAGATTGCGCTCCTTGGCGTCTCGCGTGCGGAACCGCTCGTTCCACTTGCGCAGTCGCTGCATCTTCTGGCGCTGGCGCGAGCCGAGGGAGTTCCCGTAGGCGTCCTTATCTCGCCAGTCGATGTTGGTCGAGAGGCCCTTGTCGTGCATGGTGTTCGTGGTGGGCGCGCCGACGCGCGATTTCTTGTCCTTCTCCTGGGAGTCGAAGGCTCGCCACTCGGGACCACGGTCGATGCCGTCCTCCTCGACCACGAGGCCACAGTCGGCACAGACCGTCTCGCCGTGCTCTTCGTCGGTTACTACCAGGCCGCCACACTCCGGGCAGCCGTCGGTCGATTCTTTCTCCTGCTCGTCTCGTTCGGTTGTTCTCAGTGCGTGGGACATGCGAACCCTCCGGGAGGACTCCCGGACAATCGTGAACGCCTGGTTTGGACAAAAGTGACTTATAGCTTCCGCTCTATCCTACCTGGGAGACTGGTTACCGTGGTACAGGTATCACCACACCGGGTGGCGATTTTCTCCCGCGTTACTGTCCGGTCGATGCCGAAAGACGTCTGATTGATTGCCCGATACGATAGGCTGCGGGTGCGCGTCGCGAAACACTCAATTGGGTCGGCCGCCCCGTTCGGGTATGCGGGTCGCAGTCGGGAGCGAGAATCCGGTGAAGCGAGCGGCGACCGAGCGAGCATTGGCCGACGTGGCGACCGCCGTCGAGAGCGTGGCGGTCGAGTCGGGTGTGGCCGAACAGCCCTGGGGGGAAGCGGAGACGATCGAGGGCGCGAGGACCAGAGCCGAGCGGGCGCGATCGGCGGACGACTACGACCTCGGCGTGGGTATCGAAGGTGGTGTGGCCTCGGTGGACGGGGCTAACGGGCTGTTCTTGATCATGTGGGCTGCGGTGACTGATGGCAAGCAGGTCGGCCTCGGTGCTGGTCCGCGACTGGAATTGCCCGAAACCGTCGCGAGCAGACTCGAGGCGGGGGCGGAACTCGGGCCGTTGCTGGACGACCTTCTCGACACGACTGGTATCAAAGAAGACCAGGGTGCCGCCGGCGTCCTCACCGACCGGATCATCACTCGAGAGGACGCTCTCTTCCAGGCTGTCGCCGGTGGGTTCGGTCCGTTCGTCTCCGGGCAGTACGACTGACGGTGGCACTCACTCGTCGGCCGACGGGTGGGCGGCCTTCCCGTCCGGAGTAACGTCTCCCGTTCCGTCGACGGCTTCGGTGAGCGAGACGTTCAACGCGATCATCGAGACGGCGCCACCGAGGACCGTGACGACGTTTTTGACCGCGTGATCGACGATGGCCGCAGCGAGTGCGATGGCTGGACCGACCGGCGTTAGCGCGACCACCAGAACCGTAAACGCCGCCTCGTAGAGGCCGATACCGCCGGGCGAGAGTGGGAGTACCTTCGCGAGGTTCCCGACGCTGACGGCGAAGAAGCCGACGGCCAGCAGCGTTGCCAGCGGCAGGTCGACGCCGAACGCGCCGAACACGACGAGGGCCGTCAACACGTCGATGCCCCAGATGGTGAGGCTGGCCACGCCGA is a genomic window of Halanaeroarchaeum sp. HSR-CO containing:
- a CDS encoding HAD family hydrolase, whose amino-acid sequence is MSRTDAVLFDLDGTLCVHEQDGEALLQETFETLDVEPFTDQQRLREAINEAPDADDTVSFMANAFDIAAQRAGAEPVPADAIAETYIGRFDHTAVSFREGAREALTSVGDRPVGLVTNGERAHQWQKLETLGLTDVFDTIVYGGDTTPSKPSPEPFEIALSDLGVEADATIHVGNSRSDDVAGANRVGVRSVWVPTSVDREERSTAEPVHTLDSLQQLPTVF
- a CDS encoding 3-dehydroquinate synthase II is translated as MTPSVWLKADDAVGDWETRKRRITTGLEAGVDWILVDEWDVTKVRELGEVNVAAFVTDDVDVIGEQAEDLGDADAYVVGKDGEGDGTIDLPSDFAGSADLSTVRRDGADGAFVRIFDADYEAFAEAAAADADHTLVVGEDWKIIPLENLIARIGDETDLIAGVQTAAEAETAFDTLDIGADGVLLDTDDPDEIRETVRVRDSTTRESVDLEYAEVIEVEPAGSADRVCVDTATIMDDDEGMLVGSMSRGLFFVYAETAESPYVASRPFRVNAGAVHAYARTPAGDTKYLAELKSGDEVQIVDTAGNTREAVVGRAKIERRPMFRVRARAADGDEFETLLQNAETIKVETRDGRRAITDLEVGDEVCVFRQSGGRHFGEAVDERIIEK
- a CDS encoding zinc ribbon domain-containing protein; this encodes MQSSLIRRRPIIAGLLGFLYPGLGHIYLRAWLRAIAWFALALVTAAMVVPESAVTAFQQTGIDGLISASQDFSLEVTGSLLVVRVLNVVDAYLTGLRQERATDRQASSETPTCPNCGGELDAELDFCPWCTTELSELETEVSPEEDEGPEGLPFR
- a CDS encoding type I 3-dehydroquinate dehydratase — encoded protein: MDFDGFVLAASTGDLNEEPAAREHADAVEFRMDLADDPLADLEGYDGTLPLLVTNRPEWEGGERADGPERIGELVTAVSFDAVEAVDVELDALIDTDVHEDASEVLAAAESADVQTVVSSHDFERTPDLSELADRLAQLCALGDVGKLAVTAEHSGQVLDLLRVTYEFSRAGERVATMAMGQPGRHSRVVAPLYGSSIGYAPVDPANATAPGQYDLAQLRTLVDALL
- a CDS encoding transcription initiation factor IIB family protein — its product is MSHALRTTERDEQEKESTDGCPECGGLVVTDEEHGETVCADCGLVVEEDGIDRGPEWRAFDSQEKDKKSRVGAPTTNTMHDKGLSTNIDWRDKDAYGNSLGSRQRQKMQRLRKWNERFRTRDAKERNLKQALGEIDRMASATGLPDNVRETASVIYRRALEEDLLPGRSIEGVATSCVYAAARQAGVPRSLDEIDDVSRVEKDEIARTYRYIVRELGLEVRPADPASYVPRFASELGLSDESQHRARELLENAKEKGVHSGKSPVGLAAAAVYAAALLTNEKTTQAKVSDVADISEVTIRNRYHELLEAEDTIPV
- a CDS encoding inosine/xanthosine triphosphatase, with the protein product MRVAVGSENPVKRAATERALADVATAVESVAVESGVAEQPWGEAETIEGARTRAERARSADDYDLGVGIEGGVASVDGANGLFLIMWAAVTDGKQVGLGAGPRLELPETVASRLEAGAELGPLLDDLLDTTGIKEDQGAAGVLTDRIITREDALFQAVAGGFGPFVSGQYD